A portion of the Streptomyces coeruleoprunus genome contains these proteins:
- a CDS encoding NADAR family protein, giving the protein MERLDALIGQVSRGERVKFLHFWGHRPRPDGEIGASCLSQWWPSPFTVDGVAYATAEHWMMASKARLFGDAEAERQAVEAANPALAKKAGRLVRGFDESVWERERFGIVVAGSVHKFGQNAELRRYLLGTGHRVLVEASPVDRVWGIGLAADDERAHDPARWRGLNLLGFALMDARARLLEG; this is encoded by the coding sequence ATGGAACGGTTGGATGCGCTGATCGGGCAGGTCAGCAGGGGTGAACGGGTCAAGTTTCTGCACTTCTGGGGGCACCGTCCGCGACCGGACGGGGAGATCGGGGCGAGCTGTCTGAGCCAGTGGTGGCCGTCGCCGTTCACGGTCGACGGGGTCGCGTACGCGACGGCGGAGCACTGGATGATGGCGTCCAAGGCCCGGCTCTTCGGCGACGCGGAGGCCGAGCGGCAGGCCGTGGAGGCGGCGAACCCGGCCCTGGCGAAGAAGGCCGGGCGGCTCGTGCGCGGCTTCGACGAGTCGGTGTGGGAGCGCGAGCGGTTCGGCATCGTCGTGGCGGGCAGCGTGCACAAGTTCGGGCAGAACGCCGAGCTGCGCCGCTATCTGCTGGGCACGGGCCACCGCGTGCTGGTCGAGGCGAGCCCGGTCGACCGCGTCTGGGGCATCGGCCTCGCGGCCGACGACGAGCGCGCCCACGACCCGGCGCGCTGGCGCGGCCTCAACCTGCTGGGCTTCGCCCTGATGGACGCGCGGGCGCGGCTGCTGGAGGGCTGA
- a CDS encoding DUF4190 domain-containing protein, with protein sequence MSDPNQPQPGGFGPGPYGPGQPAQPGYGSQPGYGYPAAGAPQQPGYGYPAPGAPQQPPVGYPAAPPVSPYAAPMPAYGVAQPSNGMGTAGLVLGIIGVVCSVTFVMWFLGIVLGILAIIFSAVGRGKATRGEATNKGAATAGLVLGIVATVLLPTIGLLFFASFAGAL encoded by the coding sequence ATGTCCGATCCGAACCAGCCGCAGCCCGGCGGCTTCGGGCCCGGCCCGTACGGTCCCGGCCAGCCGGCCCAGCCCGGCTACGGATCACAGCCCGGCTACGGGTATCCGGCAGCGGGTGCCCCGCAGCAGCCCGGCTACGGGTATCCCGCACCGGGCGCCCCGCAGCAGCCCCCCGTCGGCTACCCGGCTGCGCCGCCCGTGTCCCCGTACGCCGCTCCGATGCCCGCGTACGGGGTCGCCCAGCCCAGCAACGGCATGGGCACCGCGGGCCTGGTGCTCGGCATCATCGGCGTCGTGTGCAGCGTGACCTTCGTGATGTGGTTCCTGGGCATCGTCCTCGGGATCCTCGCGATCATCTTCAGCGCGGTCGGCCGGGGCAAGGCCACCCGCGGCGAGGCGACCAACAAGGGGGCCGCGACCGCGGGGCTGGTGCTCGGCATCGTCGCGACGGTGCTGCTGCCCACGATCGGCCTGCTGTTCTTCGCGAGCTTCGCCGGCGCCCTCTGA